The Microcebus murinus isolate Inina chromosome 4, M.murinus_Inina_mat1.0, whole genome shotgun sequence genome has a segment encoding these proteins:
- the ATG2A gene encoding autophagy-related protein 2 homolog A isoform X1, which produces MSRWLWPWSNCVKERVCRYLLHHYLGHFFQEHLSLDQLSLDLYKGSVTLRDIHLEIWSVNEVLESMESPLELVEGFVGSIEVAVPWAALLTDHCTVRVSGLQLTLQPRQGPGPGAADSQTWASCMTTSLQLAQECLRDGLPEPSEPPQPLEGLEMFAQTIETVLRRIKVTFLDTVVRVEHSPGDGEHGVAIEVHVQRLEYCDEAVRDPSQAPPVDVHQPPAFLHKLLQLAGVGLYFEELPRQEKASEPPLQIGSCSGYMELTVKLKQNEVFPGPKLEVVGQLGSLHLLLTPQQLQRLQELLRALSLTDTEGLADKLNKSRPLDAEDLWLIEQDLNQQLQAGAVAEPLSSDPLTNPLLNLDSTDLFFSMAGLTSSVASALSELSLSDVDLGSSIHSDMASRRLSAQAHPASKVASTPLPDTMRPDSLLKMTLGGVTLTLLQTSAPSSGPPDLATHFFAEFDATKDGPFGSRDFHHLRPRFQRACPCSHLRLTGTAVQLSWELRTGGRRWRTTSTEMLFGQLEVLECLWPRGSLEPEYTEILSFPSNLGSQASARPCAHLRYTQTLRRVPKSRPRRSVARHCHSELALDLADFQADVELGALNRLAALLHLATVPPEPPASLLTESPPVAEQQTVFRLSAPRATLRLRFPIADLRPERDPWAGQAVRAEQLRLELSEPQFRSEFSSGPGPLTPTRLELTCSDLHGIYEDGEKPPVPCLRVSKALDPRSAGRKYFLPQVVVTLNPQSSSTQWEVAPEKGEDLEMSAESPCELREPEPSPFSSKRTMYETEEMVIPGDPEEMRTFQNRTLTLSQCSLEVILPSAHVFLPSKEVYESIYNRINNDLLMWEPADLLPTSEPPAQPLGYAGPSSLRRDNFKMCKSAFKLDSDSDDEDSHFFSLGASGAPQPPAPEPLSPHSKSTFSTLVTVLKGRITALCETKDEGGRRREAAHGELVLDVEQGTIFSVSQYRGQPGLGYFCLEAEKAMLYHRAAVDNYVLPSHLELPSFAPPAQLSPTIYPSEEGVTEKGASGRKGQDPHMLSTAVRIHLDPQRNVKEFLVTLRLHKATLRHYMALPEQSWHYQLLEFLDVLDDPVLGYLPPTVITVLHTHLFSCAVDYRPLYLPVRVLLTAETFTLSSNIIMDTSTFLLRFILDDSALYLSDKCEVETLDLRRDYVCVLDVDLLELVIKTWKGSTEGKLSQPLFELRCSNNVVHVHSCADSCALLVNLLQYLMSAGDLHPPARPPSPTEIAGQKVQLSESPASLPSCPPVETALINQRDLADALLDTERSLRELAQPSGGPLPQASPVSVYLFPGEGSGAQPPYPPAGGSTGSLGSCLESQEEEKEEEGDGDTLDSDEFCILDAPGLGIPPRDGEPVVTQLHPGPIVVRDGHFSRPLGSTDLLRAPAHFPVPSSRVVLREVSLIWHLYGGRDFGPHPGHRARVGLTGPRASPSRCSGPNRPQNSWRMQGGSGRQHHVLMEIQLSKVSFQHEVYPPEPATGLMAPGQELEERPLSRQVFIVQELEVRDRLASSQINKFLYLHTSERMPRRAHSNMLTIKALHVAPTTNLGGPECCLRVSLLPLRLNVDQDALFFLKDFFTSLAAGINPMVPGETSAEARPETRVQPSSPQEGQPEGSQEATGSGHSSSCADQQPIYFREFRFTSEVPIWLDYHGKHVTMDQVGTFAGLLIGLAQLNCSELKLKRLCCRHGLLGVDKVLGYALNEWLQDIRKNQLPGLLGGVGPMHSVVQLFQGFRDLLWLPIEQYRKDGRLMRGLQRGAASFGSSTASAALELSNRLVQAIQATAETVYDILSPTAPVSRSLQDKRSARKLRKGQQPADLREGVAKAYDTVREGILDTAQTICDVASRGHEQKGLTGAVGGVIRQLPPTVVKPLILATEATSNLLGGMRNQILPDAHKDHALKWRTEEAQD; this is translated from the exons ATGTCACGATGGCTGTGGCCATGGTCAAACTGTGTGAAAGAACGGGTCTGCCGCTACTTGCTGCACCATTATCTAGGCCACTTTTTCCAGGAGCACCTCAGCCTGGACCAACTCAGTCTCGATCTGTACAAGGGCAGCGTTACTCTGCGGGATATCCACCTGGAGATCTGG TCTGTGAACGAGGTGCTGGAGTCAATGGAGTCACCGCTGGAGCTGGTGGAAGGGTTCGTGGGCTCCATCGAGGTGGCCGTGCCCTGGGCTGCTCTGCTCACCGACCATTGCACTGTGCGCGTGTCCGGCCTCCAGCTCACCTTGCAGCCCCGCCAGGGCCCAG GGCCAGGGGCTGCCGACTCACAGACCTGGGCCTCATGCATGACCACAAGCCTGCAGTTGGCCCAGGAGTGTCTGCGGGATGGGCTGCCCGAGCCCTCTGAGCCACCGCAGCCCCTAGAGGGGCTGGAGATGTTCGCCCAGACCATCGAGACTG tgCTTCGGAGGATCAAGGTGACCTTCCTGGACACAGTTGTGAGGGTAGAGCACTCGCCGGGTGACGGGGAGCATGGTGTGGCCATAGAGGTCCACGTGCAGAG ACTGGAATACTGTGACGAGGCGGTGCGGGACCCAAGCCAGGCACCACCAGTAGACGTGCATCAGCCGCCTGCCTTCCTGCACAAGCTGCTGCAGCTGGCAGGGGTCGGCCTGTACTTCGAGGAGCTCCCTCGACAG GAAAAAGCTTCAGAGCCACCCTTGCAGATTGGCAGCTGCTCAGGGTACATGGAGCTGACGGTGAAGTTGAAACAGAATGAGGTCTTCCCAGGACCCAAG TTGGAGGTGGTAGGACAGCTAGGCTCCTTGCACCTGCTCCTGACCCCCCAGCAGCTCCAGAGGCTTCAAGAACTGCTCAGGGCCCTAAGCCTCACAG ACACCGAGGGCCTGGCTGACAAGCTGAACAAGAGCCGCCCACTGGATGCTGAAGACCTATGGCTGATTGAGCAGGACCTGAACCAGCAGCTGCAGGCAGGGGCTGTGGCCGAGCCCCTAAGCTCAGACCCCCTTACCAATCCCCTTCTCAACCTGGACAGCACAG ACCTCTTCTTCTCCATGGCTGGCCTCACAAGCAGTGTGGCCTCAGCCCTCTCCGAGCTCTCCCTCTCTGATGTAGACCTGGGCTCCTCCATACACAGCGACATGGCCTCCCGCCGGCTCTCTGCCCAGGCTCACCCAGCCA GCAAGGTGGCTTCCACACCCCTCCCGGACACCATGCGCCCTGACTCGTTGCTGAAGATGACCTTGGGGGGTGTAACCCTGACCTTGCTTCAGACGTCTGCCCCATCTTCTGGACCACCTGACCTCGCCACCCACTTTTTTGCTGAGTTTGATGCCACCAAGGATGGCCCCTTTGGCTCCCGAGACTTCCACCACCTTCGACCACGCTTCCAGAGGGCCTGTCCCTGTAGCCATCTCCG ACTAACAGGCACAGCCGTGCAGCTGTCCTGGGAGCTACGGACGGGCGGTAGGCGATGGCGGACAACCAGCACGGAAATGCTCTTTGGGCAGCTTGAGGTTCTGGAgtgtctgtggcccaggggctcTTTGGAGCCTGAGTACACAGAG ATCCTGAGCTTCCCCAGTAATCTGGGCTCCCAGGCCTCGGCTCGGCCCTGTGCCCACCTGCGCTACACACAGACCCTGCGCCGCGTGCCCAAG AGCCGACCCCGGCGCTCAGTCGCCCGCCATTGCCACTCTGAGCTGGCCCTGGACCTGGCTGACTTCCAGGCGGATGTGGAGCTGGGGGCCCTGAACCGGCTTGCTGCCCTGCTGCACCTGGCCACTGTGCCCCCTGAGCCGCCTGCCAGCCTGCTG acAGAGTCCCCACCAGTGGCCGAGCAGCAGACAGTGTTCCGGCTCTCAGCTCCCCGGGCCACGCTGCGGCTACGCTTCCCCATCGCTGACCTGCGGCCCGAGCGGGACCCCTGGGCGGGCCAGGCTGTGCGTGCTGAGCAGCTTCGGCTGGAGCTGAGTGAGCCCCAGTTCCGGTCAGAGTTTAGCAGTGGGCCTgggcccctcacccccacccgaCTGGAACTTACCTGCTCTGACCTGCATG GTATCTATGAAGATGGAGAGAagccccctgtcccctgcctgcgtGTCTCCAAAGCCCTAGACCCCAGAAGCGCTGGGCGCAAGTACTTCCTGCCTCA GGTAGTGGTGACCCTGAACCCCCAGTCCAGCAGCACACAGTGGGAGGTGGCCCCGGAGAAGGGAGAAGACCTGGAGATGTCAGCAGAGAGTCCGTGTGAGCTTCGGGAGCCTGAGCCCTCGCCCTTCTCCTCCAAGAGGACCATGTACGAGACGGAGGAG ATGGTGATCCCGGGAGACCCTGAGGAGATGAGGACGTTCCAGAACCGGACCCTGACACTGTCCCAGTGTAGCCTGGAAGTGATCCTGCCCAGTGCTCATGTTTTTCTGCCCAGCAAGGAGGTCTACGAGAGCATCTATAACAG GATCAACAATGACCTGCTCATGTGGGAGCCTGCGGACCTGCTTCCCACCTCTGAGCCCCCTGCTCAGCCCCTGGGCTATGCCGGCCCCTCCAGCTTGCGGCGTGACAACTTTAAGATGTGCAAGTCAGCCTTCAAGCTGG ACTCAGACTCGGATGATGAGGACTCCCACTTCTTCTCATTGGGGGCATCAggtgccccccagccccctgcccctgaGCCCTTAAGTCCTCACTCCAAGAGCACCTTCTCTACATTGGTGACAGTGCTAAAGGGTCGGATCACAGCCCTCTGTGAGACCAAG GACgagggcgggaggcggcgggaggCCGCGCACGGGGAGCTGGTGCTGGACGTGGAGCAGGGCACCATCTTCAGCGTCTCCCAGTACCGCGGCCAGCCGGGGCTTGGCTACTTCTGCCTTGAAGCCGAAAAGGCAATGCTCTATCACCGAG CGGCTGTGGATAACTACGTGCTGCCCAGTCACCTGGAACTGCCCAGCTTTGCCCCCCCGGCCCAGCTGTCCCCAACCATCTACCCGTCAGAAGAAGGAGTGACTGAGAAGGGAGCCTCGGGCCGCAAGGGCCAGGACCCCCACATGCTGTCCACTGCCGTGCGCATCCACCTGGACCCCCAGAGAAACGTGAAG GAGTTCCTGGTGACCCTGCGGCTGCACAAAGCCACCCTGCGCCACTACATGGCCCTGCCCGAACAGAGCTGGCACTATCAG CTGCTGGAGTTCTTAGATGTGCTGGATGACCCCGTGCTGGGTTACCTGCCCCCAACAGTCATCACCGTCCTGCACACACACCTGTTCTCCTGTGCCGTGGACTACAG GCCACTCTATCTCCCTGTGCGTGTCCTCCTCACCGCAGAGACCTTCACCCTCTCCAGCAACATCATCATGGACACCTCCACCTTTTTGCTCAG GTTCATCCTCGACGACTCTGCCTTGTACCTGTCCGACAAGTGTGAGGTGGAGACCCTGGACCTGCGGCGAG ATTATGTCTGCGTCTTGGATGTTGACCTTCTGGAGCTTGTGATCAAAACCTGGAAAGGGAGCACTGAGGGCAAACTG AGCCAGCCGCTGTTTGAGCTGCGCTGCTCCAACAACGTGGTGCACGTGCACAGCTGCGCCGACTCCTGTGCCCTGCTGGTCAACCTGCTGCAGTACCTAATGAGCGCGGGCGATCTGCACCCCCCAGCTCGGCCCCCCAGCCCCACGGAGATCGCCGGCCAGAAGGTACAG CTCTCCGAgagccctgcctccctgccctcgTGCCCCCCAGTGGAGACAGCCCTCATCAACCAGCGGGACCTGGCGGACGCCCTCTTAGACACGGAGCGCAGCCTGCGGGAGCTAGCCCAGCCTTCAG GTGGCCCCCTCCCTCAGGCCTCACCCGTCTCGGTCTACCTGTTCCCAGGTGAAGGGAGTGGGGCCCAGCCTCCTTACCCCCCTGCCGGGGGCTCCACTGGCAGCTTGGGCTCCTGCTTAGAGTctcaggaagaggaaaaggaagaggagggggacgGAGACACTCTTGACAGTGACGAGTTCTGCATCCTTGATGCTCCTGGCCTGGGCATCCCG CCTCGGGACGGGGAGCCCGTGGTGACACAGCTACATCCTGGCCCCATTGTTGTGCGAGATGGACACTTCTCACGGCCGCTGGGCAGCACAGACCTGCTGCGAGCACCCGCCCACTTCCCAGTGCCCAGCAGTCGTGTGGTGCTACGGGAGGTCTCCCTCATCTGGCACCTCTATGGCGGCCGAGACTTTGGCCCCCACCCTGGCCACAG GGCAAGAGTTGGCCTCACAGGCCCCAGGGCCTCCCCTTCCCGCTGCTCTGGCCCCAACCGGCCCCAGAACTCCTGGCGCATGCAGGGCGGCAGCGGGAGGCAGCACCACGTCCTCATGGAGATCCAGCTGAGCAAG GTTAGCTTCCAACATGAGGTGTACCCGCCAGAGCCAGCCACAGGCCTCATGGCCCCCGGCCAAGAGCTGGAGGAGCGGCCGCTGTCCCGCCAGGTGTTCATCGTGCAGGAGCTTGAGGTCCGAGACCGGCTCGCCTCCTCCCAGATCAACAAGTTCCTATACCTGCACACGAGTGAGCGGATGCCGCGGCGTGCCCACTCGAACATG ctcaCCATCAAAGCCCTGCACGTGGCCCCCACCACCAACCTGGGCGGGCCCGAGTGCTGTCTGCGCGTCTCACTGTTGCCGCTGCGCCTCAACGTGGACCAG GATGCCCTCTTCTTCCTCAAGGACTTCTTCACCAGTCTGGCAGCTGGCATCAACCCCATGGTCCCAGGGGAGACCTCTGCAGAGG CTCGTCCTGAGACCCGAGTCCAGCCCAGCAGCCCCCAGGAAGGGCAGCCAGAGGGCTCGCAGGAAGCCACAGGCAGTGGACACAGCTCATCCTGTGCTGATCAGCAGCCCATCTACTTCAG GGAGTTCCGCTTCACATCCGAGGTGCCCATCTGGCTGGATTACCACGGCAAGCACGTCACCATGGACCAGGTG GGCACTTTCGCTGGCCTCCTCATCGGCCTGGCTCAGCTCAACTGCTCCGAGCTGAAGCTAAAGCGGCTCTGCTGCCGGCATGG GCTCCTGGGTGTGGACAAGGTGCTGGGCTATGCTCTCAACGAGTGGCTACAAGATATCCGCAAGAACCAGCTGCCCGGCCTGCTGGGAGGCGTGGGCCCCATGCACTCGGTCGTCCAGCTCT TCCAAGGGTTCCGGGACCTACTGTGGCTGCCCATCGAGCAGTACAGGAAGGACGGGCGCCTCATGCGCGGGTTGCAGCGAGGGGCTGCCTCCTTCGGCTCGTCCACAGCCTCTGCCGCCCTGGAACTTAGCAACCGGCTAGTGCAGGCCATCCAG GCCACAGCTGAGACGGTGTATGACATCCTGTCCCCGACGGCACCCGTCTCCCGCTCCCTGCAGGACAAGCGCTCTGCGAGAAAGCTGCGCAAGGGCCAGCAGCCCGCTGACCTCCGGGAGGGCGTGGCCAAGGCCTATGACACAGTCCGAGAG GGCATCCTGGATACAGCTCAGACCATCTGTGACGTGGCATCTCGGGGTCATGAACAGAAGGGGCTGACAGGTGCTGTGGGGGGTGTGATCCGCCAGCTGCCCCCAACAGTGGTGAAGCCACTCATCCTAGCCACGGAAGCCACGTCTAACCTGCTCGGGGGCATGCGCAACCAGATCCTCCCTGACGCCCACAAGGACCACGCCCTCAAGTGGCGCACAGAGGAGGCCCAGGACTGA